The following coding sequences are from one Rathayibacter sp. SW19 window:
- a CDS encoding CarD family transcriptional regulator, with the protein MHFEVGETVVYPHHGAATITEVKKRIIKGEEKLYLKLNVTQGDLTIEVPAENVDLVGVRDVIGRDGLDHVFEVLRTPFTEEPTNWSRRYKANLEKLASGDVIKVSEVVRDLWRRDQDRGLSAGEKRMLGKARQILISELALAEKTDEEQASTVLDGVLAS; encoded by the coding sequence ATGCATTTCGAGGTTGGTGAAACGGTCGTTTATCCGCATCATGGTGCAGCCACGATCACCGAAGTGAAGAAGCGAATCATCAAAGGCGAAGAGAAGCTGTACCTCAAGCTCAATGTCACGCAGGGCGACTTGACGATCGAAGTTCCCGCCGAAAACGTCGACCTCGTCGGCGTTCGCGATGTGATCGGCCGCGACGGCCTGGACCACGTGTTCGAGGTGTTGCGCACACCGTTTACGGAAGAGCCGACCAATTGGTCCCGCCGCTATAAGGCGAATCTGGAGAAGCTGGCGTCTGGCGACGTGATCAAGGTGTCCGAGGTCGTGCGCGATCTGTGGCGCCGCGACCAAGATCGCGGACTTTCCGCCGGCGAGAAACGGATGCTCGGCAAGGCACGTCAGATCCTCATCTCCGAGCTTGCACTCGCTGAGAAGACCGACGAGGAGCAAGCCTCGACCGTGCTCGACGGGGTGCTCGCCTCGTAG
- a CDS encoding IS110 family RNA-guided transposase, producing MPIVSQLVWQQYDHVIGVDTHARTHTLAVLSSAGALLKSATFPTSKPGLDRAYAWMLREAPGHTLVAMEGTGSYGATFTDLLSAHRVEVTETKPPKRGVRRAGKSDVIDAEHAARHALALPVDRLMIPRTHHGDQAALRVLLTSRKALQKNKTATSNALTALLRGFPLGIDARKKLTKAQIGQVAAWRTRSTDTPAQNTIRAEATRMAQEIHTRQGEIATINAKLTIHVTALAAWLLEENGLGPFTAAQLLVSFSAHGRIRSEAAFARLAGVAPIPASSGNTTRHRLHRGGDRQLNHALYIIASHRMLNDEPTKAYTAKRQEQGHNRRETLRNLKRHIARSIFRKLNANT from the coding sequence GTGCCCATCGTCTCACAACTGGTTTGGCAACAGTACGACCACGTCATCGGGGTCGACACGCATGCCAGGACCCACACCCTGGCCGTGCTCAGCAGTGCCGGAGCGCTGCTGAAGTCGGCGACTTTCCCGACCAGTAAACCCGGGCTGGACCGCGCCTACGCGTGGATGCTGCGCGAGGCACCAGGCCACACCCTGGTCGCGATGGAAGGCACCGGCTCCTACGGGGCAACCTTCACCGACCTGCTGAGTGCCCACCGGGTGGAAGTCACCGAAACGAAACCACCGAAACGAGGTGTCCGCCGGGCCGGTAAAAGCGACGTCATCGACGCCGAACACGCCGCCCGCCACGCACTGGCCCTGCCCGTGGACCGGCTGATGATCCCCCGCACACACCACGGCGACCAGGCCGCACTGCGAGTCCTTTTGACCTCCCGGAAAGCACTGCAGAAGAACAAAACCGCCACCAGCAACGCGTTGACCGCGCTGCTGCGTGGCTTTCCCCTCGGCATCGACGCCCGCAAGAAACTGACGAAAGCACAAATCGGCCAGGTCGCCGCCTGGCGCACCCGCAGCACCGACACCCCCGCACAGAACACCATCCGAGCCGAAGCAACCCGGATGGCCCAGGAAATCCACACCCGGCAGGGCGAGATCGCCACCATCAACGCCAAGCTGACCATCCACGTCACCGCACTGGCCGCCTGGCTACTGGAAGAGAACGGTCTCGGACCCTTCACCGCCGCCCAACTCCTGGTCTCCTTCTCCGCCCACGGCCGCATCCGCTCCGAGGCCGCATTCGCCCGCCTCGCCGGCGTCGCCCCGATCCCCGCGTCCTCCGGGAACACCACCCGGCACCGCCTGCACCGCGGCGGCGACCGGCAACTCAACCACGCCCTCTACATCATCGCCTCCCACCGCATGCTCAACGACGAGCCCACCAAGGCCTACACCGCCAAACGCCAAGAACAAGGCCACAACCGCCGCGAAACCCTCCGCAACCTCAAACGCCACATCGCACGCTCAATCTTCCGAAAACTCAACGCCAACACTTGA
- a CDS encoding response regulator transcription factor: MTRILLVEDETALSEPLAFLLAREGYEVEVVADGQRALSVFEATGAELVLLDLMLPGIPGTEVCRQLRLRSNVPIIMLTAKDSELDIVVGLELGADDYLTKPYSTPELLARIRAVLRRRIELVRDDDAVLEAGTVRMDVDRHTVAVRGVETPMPLKEFELLELLLRNSGRVLTRGQLIDRVWGSDYFGDTKTLDVHIKRIRSRIEDSPSQPRMLLTVRGLGYRFESE; encoded by the coding sequence GTGACACGCATCCTGTTGGTCGAAGACGAGACCGCACTGAGCGAGCCGCTCGCTTTTCTTCTGGCACGGGAGGGGTACGAAGTCGAGGTCGTCGCGGACGGCCAGAGAGCCTTGTCCGTGTTCGAGGCGACGGGCGCAGAACTGGTGCTGCTCGACCTGATGCTGCCGGGTATCCCGGGCACCGAGGTGTGCCGGCAGCTGCGGTTGCGCTCGAACGTGCCGATCATCATGCTGACGGCGAAGGACTCCGAACTGGACATCGTCGTCGGGCTGGAGCTTGGAGCAGACGACTATCTCACGAAGCCGTACTCGACGCCCGAATTACTGGCGCGGATCCGAGCCGTGCTGCGCCGCAGGATCGAGTTGGTACGTGACGATGACGCCGTTCTCGAAGCCGGTACTGTGCGGATGGACGTCGACCGGCACACCGTCGCCGTGCGCGGAGTCGAGACCCCGATGCCACTGAAGGAGTTCGAGCTTCTCGAGTTGTTGCTGCGCAATTCCGGGCGCGTTCTCACGCGGGGGCAGTTGATCGACCGCGTGTGGGGAAGCGACTACTTCGGCGACACGAAAACGCTGGACGTGCACATCAAACGCATCCGCTCGCGCATTGAAGACAGCCCGTCACAGCCGCGCATGCTGCTGACCGTGCGCGGGCTGGGCTATCGGTTCGAGTCGGAGTAG
- a CDS encoding sensor histidine kinase, which yields MDSTALVLLSLALGLVVGAGFVALLHIAAGHGERAAGVVSPTVPDGVDAMLDAMDTAGVVLDPSNNIMKTSQAALALGIVWNGTMSHPELIQLVESVRRTGDPVTAEITLTRGPFGDASIYLRVRVARLGSRYVLLLAEDRTETYRVEAVRRDFVANVSHELKTPIAAVGLLTDALTVAADDPQAVRRFAELLAAESARLARITEDIIELSRLQATDAVANSRRVSIAEVVASAVDQNRVSAMAHGIELATGKSSDVEVFGNEALLVAAVHNLISNAIRYSPDRSRVGIGVRRADGVVEVSVTDQGDGIPSSDVDRVFERFYRVDQARSRETGGTGIGLAIVKHAIQNHGGDVRVWSQPGHGSTFTIRLPEADATTPVADMQGEQTL from the coding sequence ATGGACTCCACCGCGTTGGTGCTGCTGTCTCTGGCACTGGGTCTTGTCGTCGGTGCCGGGTTCGTGGCGCTGCTTCACATCGCAGCCGGGCACGGTGAACGCGCGGCCGGTGTCGTCAGTCCGACTGTGCCGGACGGCGTCGACGCAATGCTCGACGCGATGGACACGGCAGGGGTCGTGCTCGACCCGTCGAACAACATCATGAAGACCTCGCAGGCGGCGCTCGCCCTCGGCATCGTGTGGAACGGCACGATGAGCCACCCGGAGCTGATCCAGCTGGTGGAGTCTGTGCGCCGCACGGGTGACCCGGTGACCGCGGAGATCACGCTGACCCGTGGACCGTTCGGCGACGCAAGCATTTATCTGCGCGTGCGTGTGGCCCGACTGGGTTCACGCTACGTGCTGCTGCTGGCCGAGGACCGTACGGAGACCTACCGCGTCGAGGCGGTGCGCCGCGACTTCGTCGCCAACGTCAGCCATGAACTGAAGACGCCGATCGCGGCCGTCGGACTGCTCACCGATGCGCTCACCGTAGCGGCGGACGACCCGCAAGCCGTGCGGCGGTTCGCAGAGCTGCTGGCTGCGGAATCGGCTCGCCTGGCACGCATCACCGAGGACATCATCGAACTCTCCCGGCTGCAGGCGACGGATGCGGTCGCGAACTCGCGGCGGGTCTCGATTGCGGAGGTCGTCGCATCCGCTGTCGATCAGAACAGGGTGAGTGCGATGGCGCACGGGATCGAACTGGCGACCGGCAAGTCGAGCGACGTCGAAGTGTTCGGCAACGAGGCGCTGCTCGTGGCTGCGGTGCACAACCTGATCTCGAACGCCATCCGATACTCTCCGGATCGATCCAGAGTCGGCATTGGCGTGCGCCGGGCAGACGGGGTGGTCGAGGTCTCGGTGACGGACCAGGGCGACGGCATCCCGTCAAGCGACGTCGACCGGGTCTTCGAGCGGTTCTACCGGGTGGATCAAGCCCGGTCGCGTGAAACCGGCGGCACCGGCATCGGCTTGGCGATCGTCAAGCACGCGATCCAGAACCACGGGGGAGACGTGCGGGTCTGGTCGCAGCCGGGCCATGGCTCGACCTTCACCATCCGGCTTCCCGAGGCCGATGCGACGACCCCCGTCGCCGACATGCAAGGAGAACAAACGCTGTGA
- the phoU gene encoding phosphate signaling complex protein PhoU, with protein MREVFQQELREVQDRLVEIAELVTSAITNATRAFNESDVSLAEQVIADDNKIDELTVVLDELSIQILARQQPVARDLRIVVSALRISASLERMGDMAEHIAQLARYRFPDKVVPKSLRGTFAEMGKLDVTIARKLTELLRTQELALAEEIRNDDDDIDDLHVKVFDKVLGEKWKGETVDTVDATLASRYHERFADHAVSIAKKVQYLGTGDWVPEDV; from the coding sequence ATGCGTGAAGTTTTCCAGCAGGAGTTGCGCGAGGTTCAGGACCGCCTCGTCGAGATCGCAGAACTCGTCACCTCCGCCATCACGAATGCCACTCGGGCGTTCAACGAATCCGATGTCTCGCTCGCCGAACAGGTGATCGCTGACGACAACAAGATCGACGAGTTGACCGTTGTGCTCGATGAGCTGTCCATCCAGATTCTCGCCCGGCAGCAGCCGGTGGCCCGCGACCTGCGAATCGTGGTCAGCGCCCTGCGGATCAGCGCATCCCTCGAGCGGATGGGCGACATGGCCGAGCACATCGCCCAGCTGGCCCGTTACCGGTTCCCGGACAAGGTTGTTCCGAAGTCGCTGCGCGGCACGTTCGCGGAGATGGGCAAACTCGATGTGACGATCGCGCGCAAGCTCACCGAACTGCTTCGCACCCAGGAGCTCGCACTCGCCGAGGAGATCCGCAACGACGACGACGACATCGACGACCTGCACGTCAAAGTCTTCGACAAGGTGCTCGGTGAGAAATGGAAGGGCGAAACCGTCGACACGGTGGATGCGACGCTCGCGTCTCGCTACCACGAACGTTTCGCAGACCACGCCGTTTCGATCGCGAAGAAGGTGCAGTACCTCGGCACCGGCGATTGGGTGCCCGAGGACGTGTAG